A single region of the Raphanus sativus cultivar WK10039 chromosome 1, ASM80110v3, whole genome shotgun sequence genome encodes:
- the LOC108857996 gene encoding elongation factor 1-delta 1: MTAKPELNSDAGLKKLDDYLLTRSYLTGYKASKDDRTIFVCLSDPPSSQYVNSSRWYNHIAALLRTSGISDERSDVIVEGSSSITEVAVSTPNAADSKDGDSNEEEEDDVDLFGEEMEEEKKTDEERAVSVKASTKKKESGKSSVLIDIKPWDDETDMKKLEEAVRSIQMEGLFWGASKLVPVGYGIKKLQIMCTIVDDLVSVDTMIEEQLTVEPINEYVQSCDIVAFNKI, translated from the exons ATGACGGCTAAACCCGAGCTTAATTCTGATGCTGGATTGAAGAAGCTTGACGATTATCTTCTCACTCGCAGTTACCTTACAGG GTACAAGGCTTCAAAAGATGACCGCACCATATTTGTGTGTCTTTCAGATCCCCCATCTTCACAGTATGTGAACTCATCTCGCTGGTACAACCACATTGCTGCCCTCTTGCGGACCTC TGGTATCTCTGATGAAAGAAGTGATGTCATTGTTGAGGGATCATCCTCAATCACAGAAGTGGCTGTTTCTACTCCCAATGCAGCTGACTCTAAG GATGGTGATAgtaatgaagaagaagaagatgatgttgaCCTTTTCGGAGAGGAGATGGAAGAGGAAAAGAAGACAGATGAAGAGAGAGCAGTTTCTGTCAAGGCATCTACAAAGAAGAAGGAAT CTGGGAAGTCATCAGTTTTGATTGACATCAAGCCTTGGGATGATGAAACTGACATGAAGAAGCTAGAGGAAGCTGTGAGATCCATTCAGATGGAAGGACTATTCTGGGGAGCATCAAAGCTTGTCCCGGTTGGTTACGGTATCAAGAAGTTGCAGATCATGTGCACCATAGTTGACGACCTTGTGTCTGTTGACACCATGATAGAAGAGCAGCTGACGGTCGAGCCAATCAATGAGTACGTCCAGAGTTGTGACATTGTTGCATTCAACAAGATTTGA
- the LOC108860247 gene encoding uncharacterized protein LOC108860247, translating to MASFERFDDMCDIRLKPKILRNLLSEHVPNEKQPLVNFQSLSKVVSTISTHNLLSEDQKLQSKSKSAVDEWVERLLALVSSDMADKSWVGIVLMGVTCQECSSGRFFTSFSVWFNTLLSHVKNPESSRIVRVASCTSISDLLTRLSRFANTKKEAVSHAAKVILPIIKLLEEDSSEALWEAILHLLSTIVVLFPAAFHSSYDQVEAAIASKIFSAKTSSRMLKKCAHFLALLPKANKGDTASWSLMMQKLLISINVHLSNFFQGLEEETTGGKAMQRLAPPGKDAPLPLGGQNGSLDDAAWNSEQLIVSRVSALMYCSSVMLTSSYKCKLSIPVASLLSLVKRVLAVNGSLPSAMLPFMTGIQQELVCAELPILHSLALELLRATIKSIRSQLLPYAASVVRLVSSYFKKCVLPELRIKLYTITKTLLKSMGLGVAMQLANEVVSNASVDLDPKTVEGSDVVSSTNRAVVKPGGKKRKHSTNSGTEAENAAIEVGVPHNHSISPISLKIAALEALETLLTTGGALGSDSWREGVDKLLMMTASNACQGRWANAETYHYLPDKSTGDLVEFQLAALRAFLSSLVSPSRARPAFLAEGLELFQTGKSQGEMEVAGFCAHALMSLEVVIHPRALPLDGLPSLRDQFPESNSRVGDDLLFKGWAANVDVVPSNNEIQRNVDSTLPLQEAKRLKRGNDIATVDSLSGPGHTNIVGSENVQIADVPESHKESLGHVSEKDDMAPEEVYQEVVSETQEGEGVAVKDSLMEEAVVDKKRESLDESDDDSIPSLKADDYLSSDSDIES from the exons ATGGCGTCGTTTGAGCGTTTCGACGACATGTGCGACATTAGACTAAAGCCTAAGATTCTCAGAAACCTGCTGTCCGAACATGTCCCCAACGAGAAGCAGCCTCTCGTCAACTTCCAATCACTCTCCAAGGTTGTCTCCACTATCTCCACCCACAACCTCTTATCCGAGGACCAGAAGCTTCAATCTAAGTCCAAATCAGCTGTTGATGAATGGGTTGAGAGGTTACTGGCTCTGGTTTCTTCAGACATG GCAGATAAATCCTGGGTGGGTATCGTTTTGATGGGAGTGACTTGTCAAGAATGCAGCTCGGGGCGATTCTTTACTTCTTTCTCTGTTTGGTTCAACACTTTACTCTCACATGTTAAG AATCCAGAAAGTTCTAGAATTGTTCGAGTGGCTTCATGTACTTCAATCTCTGATCTCCTTACAAG GCTGTCTAGATTTGCAAATACGAAGAAAGAAGCGGTTTCACACGCTGCTAAAGTTATCTTGCCAATCATTAAACTATTGGAAGAAGATTCTTCAGAAGCACTATGG GAAGCCATTCTCCATCTGCTGAGTACAATTGTTGTCTTGTTTCCTGCTGCCTTTCACAGTAGTTATGATCAG GTTGAAGCAGCTATTGCCTCTAAAATATTTTCTGCGAAAACCAGTTCTAGAATGTTAAAG AAATGTGCCCACTTTCTAGCATTGCTCCCCAAAGCTAATAAAGGAGATACTGCCAGCTGGTCCTTGATGATGCAGAAGCTGTTGATATCTATAAACGTACATCTAAGTAACTTTTTTCAAGGTCTAGAAGAAG AAACAACAGGGGGAAAAGCAATGCAACGATTGGCTCCTCCTGGAAAAGACGCTCCTTTGCCCTTGGGAGGTCAAAATGGGAGTTTGGATGATGCAGCATGGAACTCTGAACAGTTGATTGTATCCAGAGTTTCTGCACTTATGTACTGCAGCTCAGTCATGCTAACTAGCTCCTACAAATGCAAG cTTAGCATTCCAGTTGCCTCGTTACTATCCCTCGTTAAGCGAGTGCTGGCTGTGAACGGCTCTCTACCAAGTGCCATGCTACCTTTCATGACAGGTATCCAACAAGAATTGGTTTGTGCAGAACTTCCCATTTTGCATTCTTTGGCTCTGGAACTCTTGCGTGCTACCATAAAGAGTATCCGTAG CCAACTTTTACCATATGCTGCATCTGTTGTGAGACTTGTTAGTAGTTACTTCAAGAAATGTGTATTGCCAGAACTGAGGATAAAGCTATACACAATCACTAAAACCTTGCTCAAATCCATGGGTCTAG GAGTTGCAATGCAACTGGCAAATGAAGTTGTCTCTAATGCCTCTGTGGATCTAGACCCGAAAACCGTAGAAGGATCTGATGTCGTTTCCAGCACAAACAGAGCTGTTGTCAAGCCTGGCGGTAAAAAAAGAAAGCATTCAACAAATTCAGGAACCGAGGCAGAGAATGCTGCTATTGAAGTGGGAGTCCCTCACAATCACTCTATCAGCCCAATCTCATTGAAGATAGCAGCTCTGGAGGCACTAGAAACTCTTCTCACAACT GGTGGTGCATTGGGATCGGATAGCTGGAGAGAAGGTGTCGACAAGCTTCTAATGATGACAGCGAGTAATGCTTGTCAAGGAAGATGGGCCAATGCTGAAACCTACCATTATTTACCTGATAAGTCCACTGGGGATCTGGTAGAGTTTCAGCTTGCAGCACTCCGAGCCTTTTTGTCATCCCTCGTCTCTCCATCACGAGCACGCCCTGCATTCTTAGCTGAAGGGCTTGAGCTTTTCCAAACAG GCAAGTCTCAGGGAGAGATGGAAGTTGCTGGATTCTGTGCTCACGCTCTCATGTCCCTTGAAGTTGTTATACATCCAAGGGCACTTCCACTCGACGGTCTCCCATCACTTAGGGACCAATTCCCGGAAAGCAATTCTCGCGTTGGTGATGATCTTCTATTCAAGGGATGGGCGGCAAACGTGGATGTTGTTCCCTCTAACAACGAGATTCAGAGGAACGTTGACTCGACTTTACCTCTCCAAGAGGCTAAAAGATTGAAACGTGGGAACGATATAGCTACTGTGGATTCTCTGAGTGGCCCAGGTCATACAAATATTGTTGGATCAGAGAATGTTCAAATAGCTGATGTTCCTGAATCACATAAGGAATCTCTAGGACATGTTTCAGAGAAAGATGACATGGCTCCGGAAGAAGTGTATCAAGAAGTAGTGAGCGAGACTCAAGAGGGAGAGGGTGTAGCGGTTAAGGATAGTCTCATGGAGGAAGCAGTAGTTGATAAGAAGCGAGAGTCATTGGATGAATCTGATGATGATTCTATTCCAAGTCTCAAGGCAGATGATTATCTCTCTTCTGATTCTGATATTGAATCTTAA
- the LOC108856556 gene encoding uncharacterized protein LOC108856556: MVDQKNLGPQPMTPFSALTPHRAIASRPRRLISATTLEMILEEETAPEENRSSADTAMDSLVVFPATSFLLYGSCKCP, from the coding sequence ATGGTTGACCAGAAGAATCTCGGACCTCAACCTATGACTCCATTCTCCGCATTGACCCCGCACCGTGCCATAGCCTCACGACCGCGCCGCCTCATCTCTGCCACAACCCTCGAGATGATACTTGAGGAAGAGACAGCACCAGAGGAAAATCGTTCTAGCGCTGACACTGCGATGGATTCTCTTGTGGTATTTCCGGCAACCTCTTTTCTATTGTACGGAAGCTGCAAGTGCCCTTGA